From one Prochlorococcus marinus str. MIT 0912 genomic stretch:
- a CDS encoding EamA family transporter: MIGFFAAISAVLSWTFACSIWRRESEKLLPRQINIYKNVLASIFFLPVVLTITWFSDVFSIIVLMISGIIGISIGDTLYINSLKIIGTRKTLSFEALTPLIATTLGTFSIDEIYPQKVWIGSLIVSFSLFMIVRQNTFQKEDSKQINILGILCALGSVLCAVLAALLSRIILISSTLTPLQTTEIRLLSASIFLFLIFKKDFLNLLNNRSITKQNHSNLILSTLLGTNFGILFQQMVFKFLPIGIGWTLLSLSPVFALFISKREGDEINKLTIFYSFLSFIGVAITLS; the protein is encoded by the coding sequence ATGATTGGTTTTTTTGCAGCAATATCTGCAGTACTTTCTTGGACTTTTGCTTGCTCTATTTGGCGTAGAGAATCTGAAAAGTTACTTCCTAGGCAAATTAATATTTATAAAAATGTTCTTGCCTCAATCTTCTTTTTACCAGTTGTCCTAACGATAACTTGGTTCTCTGATGTGTTTTCTATAATTGTTTTGATGATAAGTGGAATTATCGGTATTTCTATAGGGGATACTTTATATATAAATTCTTTAAAAATAATAGGGACTAGAAAAACGCTTTCATTTGAAGCGTTAACGCCTCTAATTGCAACTACTTTAGGAACATTTAGTATCGATGAGATATACCCTCAAAAAGTATGGATAGGATCTTTGATTGTATCTTTTTCTTTATTTATGATTGTACGTCAAAATACATTTCAAAAAGAAGACTCTAAACAAATTAACATTCTAGGCATTCTCTGCGCATTAGGGTCGGTTCTTTGTGCAGTTTTGGCCGCTTTATTGTCAAGGATAATTTTAATTAGTTCTACATTAACCCCATTACAAACCACTGAAATAAGACTTTTATCCGCATCAATATTTTTATTTTTAATTTTTAAAAAAGATTTTTTAAATCTTCTTAATAACAGATCAATCACTAAACAAAATCATTCAAATTTGATTTTATCAACCCTACTTGGTACTAATTTTGGAATATTATTTCAACAGATGGTGTTTAAATTTTTACCTATTGGGATTGGTTGGACTTTGTTAAGTCTTTCTCCTGTCTTTGCACTTTTTATTTCAAAAAGAGAGGGAGATGAAATAAATAAATTGACAATTTTTTATTCTTTTTTATCTTTTATTGGAGTGGCTATTACTTTAAGCTAG
- a CDS encoding GAF domain-containing protein, with the protein MGFGAPKISNEEERLRALAEYRILGTQPEQCYDDITKIASLTCGTPISLMSLVDTDRQWFKSMCGFETKETSRDVSFCAHAIASPEPLIIEDALLDERFKSNPLVVEEPKIRLYAGFPLQTPNDQRIGTLCVIDRKPGHLSDQQHQIMEALSRQVVTLLELRKRSIRLLDALTHMHNTEGILTTCSYCKEVRDSDGEWQHLEKYLSKIADIRFSHGICDLCMEKHFPDVLEVWSDDKLNLNSKRNSLECKKVVSFLDNKLCELLAS; encoded by the coding sequence TTGGGTTTCGGTGCCCCAAAAATAAGCAATGAAGAAGAGCGCTTAAGAGCTCTTGCTGAGTACAGAATTCTTGGTACTCAGCCTGAGCAATGCTATGACGACATTACAAAAATTGCTTCTTTAACTTGTGGAACTCCTATCTCTTTAATGAGTTTGGTTGATACCGATAGGCAATGGTTTAAATCAATGTGTGGGTTTGAGACGAAAGAAACATCAAGGGACGTTTCTTTTTGTGCTCATGCAATTGCTAGTCCAGAACCTTTGATTATTGAGGATGCTCTATTAGATGAAAGATTTAAATCAAATCCTCTAGTAGTTGAGGAGCCAAAAATTCGTTTATATGCTGGTTTCCCATTACAAACCCCAAATGATCAGAGAATAGGCACACTCTGCGTGATTGATAGAAAGCCTGGGCATTTATCTGATCAACAGCATCAAATCATGGAGGCATTATCTAGACAGGTTGTAACCTTATTAGAACTTCGTAAAAGATCTATTCGTCTTCTAGATGCTCTCACTCATATGCATAATACCGAGGGTATTTTAACGACATGTTCATATTGCAAAGAGGTCAGAGATTCTGATGGGGAGTGGCAGCATCTAGAAAAATACCTTTCAAAAATTGCAGATATTCGTTTTAGTCATGGGATTTGTGATTTGTGTATGGAAAAGCACTTTCCTGATGTATTAGAAGTCTGGAGTGATGACAAGCTTAATTTAAATAGTAAAAGAAACAGCCTAGAATGCAAAAAAGTAGTTAGTTTCTTAGATAATAAATTATGTGAGTTACTTGCTTCCTAA
- a CDS encoding MATH domain-containing protein: protein MILNVITLKKIYLYELNNNQFSKNAISHKELNDFLIKAQKDITSRNSSEYKRIKEEQDFNDLIKNWTETSQKILLMMNKKEELLTKNKNSKSLIAFGAMGAHINMALQALKATGSS, encoded by the coding sequence GTGATTTTAAACGTGATAACTTTAAAAAAGATTTACTTATATGAATTGAATAACAACCAATTCTCAAAAAACGCAATTAGTCATAAGGAATTAAATGACTTTTTGATCAAAGCCCAAAAAGATATAACCTCAAGAAATTCCTCTGAATACAAAAGAATAAAGGAAGAACAGGATTTCAATGATTTAATTAAAAATTGGACAGAAACAAGTCAAAAAATATTATTAATGATGAATAAAAAAGAGGAACTTCTTACAAAGAATAAAAATTCTAAATCTCTAATTGCCTTTGGGGCAATGGGGGCACATATAAATATGGCTTTACAAGCTCTTAAAGCAACTGGATCTAGTTAA
- the murD gene encoding UDP-N-acetylmuramoyl-L-alanine--D-glutamate ligase: protein MSKQNQSNQLHVVLGLGSSGISAAKLLKSEGKNVLVLENNSNKKLINISDKLKSEGINVILLGEQLHINNFTPWIERIYSIVVSPGIDWKHVTLKELRNRNINIQGEVELAWERLNHIPTIGITGTNGKTTVTNMLNHVLKLNNLITEMGGNVGKALSKIALESMNDNYQELNWLVLELSSYQIESSPKVEPTIGIWTTFTPDHLERHLDIESYFKIKRSLLEKSSVRIYNSDDKNLSNKRKELPQGIWVGTNNPSSYSYHPKFWVDKEGYIFEDTKQLFHKSILKIPGNHNLQNLLLVTAAAREIGLDHSSIATSISSFKGIPHRLENLGKINNLRFYNDSKATNFDSSITALKSIPSPIILLAGGIQKKGDFLPWIKQIKQSTNGIVLFGLSANNLQKALLNSSYKGDIIVKKNLEEATIASIDLARKVTSKSILLSPACASFDQYQNYEERGDHFKELVKRHIDSNDLLF, encoded by the coding sequence TTGTCAAAACAAAATCAATCAAATCAATTACATGTTGTACTTGGACTAGGTAGCTCAGGTATCAGTGCTGCGAAGCTACTAAAATCAGAGGGGAAAAACGTTTTAGTATTAGAAAACAATTCAAATAAAAAACTAATAAATATATCTGATAAGTTAAAGTCAGAAGGAATCAATGTTATTTTACTAGGCGAACAACTACATATTAATAATTTTACACCATGGATAGAAAGAATTTATTCAATTGTTGTAAGTCCAGGAATAGATTGGAAGCATGTAACACTAAAAGAATTAAGAAATAGAAATATCAATATTCAAGGAGAAGTCGAGTTGGCTTGGGAGAGATTAAATCATATTCCTACTATTGGTATTACAGGAACAAATGGGAAAACGACCGTGACCAATATGCTTAACCATGTCCTTAAATTGAATAATTTAATTACTGAAATGGGAGGGAATGTTGGGAAAGCATTATCTAAAATTGCTTTAGAGAGTATGAACGATAATTATCAAGAATTAAATTGGCTAGTTTTAGAATTAAGTAGTTATCAGATTGAAAGTTCACCCAAAGTAGAGCCGACAATAGGCATATGGACAACATTCACACCTGATCATTTAGAAAGACATCTTGATATAGAATCATATTTCAAAATCAAGCGAAGTTTACTAGAGAAATCATCTGTTCGAATTTATAACTCTGATGATAAGAATTTATCCAATAAGAGAAAAGAATTACCTCAGGGTATCTGGGTTGGAACAAATAATCCCTCCTCTTACTCTTATCATCCAAAATTCTGGGTCGATAAAGAAGGTTATATTTTTGAGGACACAAAGCAACTATTTCATAAATCTATACTAAAGATACCTGGCAATCATAACTTGCAAAATCTCTTGCTCGTAACAGCTGCAGCAAGAGAAATAGGTCTCGATCATTCATCAATTGCTACATCTATAAGTTCTTTTAAAGGCATCCCTCATAGGTTGGAGAATCTAGGGAAAATAAACAATCTAAGGTTCTATAATGATAGTAAAGCTACTAATTTCGACTCATCAATAACTGCTTTAAAATCTATTCCTAGTCCTATAATTTTACTAGCTGGCGGTATACAAAAGAAGGGGGATTTTCTTCCATGGATAAAGCAAATAAAGCAATCTACAAATGGAATAGTATTATTTGGACTTAGTGCAAATAATTTACAGAAAGCACTTTTAAATTCTTCTTATAAAGGAGACATAATTGTCAAAAAAAATCTAGAAGAGGCCACAATAGCTTCTATTGATTTAGCAAGAAAAGTAACATCAAAAAGTATATTATTATCTCCAGCCTGTGCAAGTTTCGATCAATATCAAAACTACGAAGAAAGAGGTGATCATTTCAAAGAACTAGTAAAAAGGCATATAGATAGCAATGATCTACTTTTTTAA